The following coding sequences lie in one Apium graveolens cultivar Ventura chromosome 3, ASM990537v1, whole genome shotgun sequence genomic window:
- the LOC141711981 gene encoding phosphatidylinositol 4-kinase gamma 7-like, which translates to MSPKLNTPVQTQMVVPLFRSSHSGDYEGNGRVDGKPPKRRVFVQTETGCVLGMELDRGDNVHTVKRRLQLSLNVPTDESSLTFGDMILNNDLSSIRNDSPLLLTRNLMHRSSSTPCLSPTGKALQQRDKSGVIEILGRSKLFARTNELVKDIVKAIKYGVEPIPVNSGLGGAYYFSNLKGESIAIVKPTDEEPFAPNNPKGLVGKALGLPGMKHSVRVGETGYREVAAYLLDHDHFAKVPPTALVKITHSIFNVNDSVNGNKLKNKTVVSKIASLQQFIPHDYDASDHGSSSFPVSAVHRIGILDIRLFNTDRHAGNLLVKKLDSVGKFGQVELIPIDHGLSLPESLEDPYFEWIHWPQASIPFSEEELEYISNLDPVRESEMLRTELPMIREACLRVLVLCTIFLKEAAAFGLCLADIGGMMSREFQDHVEEPSELELICLEARKIIADREILFTESRDRGRYSRDLDFEDAVVATTPILSQESLGESSFQYELKGINGWNPLFKLDESIEEATVDEVPTSEVLTKAHQRPNRDPSTISRLSLSLKKFGFSEKCQRSRSGKHEATYPLDSTFGVRKSAKELLPQTTSFVKLADMNEDEWIMFLDTFVELLFPALVDRKSLSISSRWNQRLGASCQF; encoded by the coding sequence ATGTCTCCTAAGTTGAACACACCTGTTCAAACCCAGATGGTTGTTCCTCTATTTAGAAGCTCCCACAGTGGTGATTATGAAGGGAACGGGAGAGTGGATGGGAAACCTCCTAAGAGACGGGTGTTTGTGCAAACTGAAACTGGATGTGTCTTGGGAATGGAGTTGGATCGTGGGGATAATGTCCATACAGTGAAAAGGAGACTGCAACTTTCCCTCAACGTTCCCACTGATGAGAGTTCTTTGACATTCGGCGACATGATATTGAACAATGATCTCAGTTCAATTCGCAATGACTCCCCACTTCTGCTCACCAGAAATCTCATGCACAGAAGCTCATCAACTCCTTGTCTTTCACCTACTGGGAAAGCTCTCCAACAACGAGACAAGAGTGGTGTTATTGAGATTCTTGGACGGTCAAAGCTCTTTGCTAGAACAAATGAATTGGTTAAAGATATCGTGAAGGCAATTAAGTATGGAGTTGAACCTATTCCTGTAAATAGCGGGCTAGGCGGTGCTTATTACTTCAGCAACCTCAAAGGTGAGAGTATTGCAATTGTGAAACCAACAGATGAGGAACCGTTTGCACCAAACAACCCCAAAGGGTTGGTAGGCAAAGCCCTTGGACTGCCAGGCATGAAGCACTCTGTGAGGGTCGGTGAAACGGGATATAGAGAAGTAGCTGCCTACCTTTTGGATCACGATCACTTTGCGAAGGTTCCCCCAACTGCTCTTGTAAAGATCACCCATTCTATTTTCAATGTCAATGATAGTGTTAACGGGAACAAACTTAAGAACAAGACCGTAGTTAGCAAAATTGCCTCTCTCCAGCAATTCATTCCGCATGACTATGATGCTAGTGATCATGGGAGCTCAAGTTTTCCAGTTTCTGCGGTACACAGAATTGGGATACTAGATATTAGGCTCTTTAACACTGACAGGCATGCAGGAAATCTTCTGGTCAAAAAACTTGATAGTGTTGGAAAATTTGGTCAGGTTGAGCTTATACCAATCGATCATGGCCTGAGTCTACCAGAGAGCTTGGAAGACCCATATTTTGAGTGGATACACTGGCCTCAGGCGTCTATTCCCTTCTCAGAGGAAGAACTTGAGTACATAAGTAATCTTGATCCTGTTCGTGAATCTGAAATGCTGCGGACTGAATTACCCATGATTCGCGAGGCATGCTTACGGGTTCTGGTACTTTGCACAATTTTTCTCAAAGAAGCAGCAGCTTTTGGGCTCTGCCTTGCTGATATCGGTGGGATGATGAGCAGAGAGTTTCAAGATCATGTGGAGGAACCTAGTGAGCTTGAACTTATATGCCTGGAAGCAAGGAAGATCATAGCCGATAGAGAAATATTATTTACAGAGTCTCGAGATAGAGGTAGATATTCACGTGACTTAGATTTTGAAGATGCCGTGGTAGCCACTACCCCAATCTTATCGCAAGAGTCTTTGGGTGAATCTTCCTTTCAGTATGAGCTTAAAGGAATAAATGGCTGGAATCCACTCTTTAAACTAGATGAAAGCATCGAGGAAGCCACAGTGGATGAGGTGCCAACTAGCGAAGTACTAACAAAGGCGCACCAGAGGCCGAACCGGGATCCATCTACTATTTCCAGACTCTCCCTGTCTTTGAAAAAGTTCGGGTTCAGTGAAAAGTGCCAGAGAAGCAGAAGTGGGAAACATGAAGCTACCTATCCATTGGATTCTACATTTGGGGTCAGAAAAAGTGCCAAGGAATTGCTGCCTCAGACAACAAGCTTTGTCAAGCTGGCAGACATGAACGAAGACGAGTGGATTATGTTCTTGGACACCTTTGTGGAACTTCTTTTCCCTGCACTTGTTGATAGGAAATCATTAAGCATTAGCTCAAGATGGAACCAGAGGCTTGGCGCCTCTTGTCAGTTTTGA
- the LOC141711982 gene encoding uncharacterized protein LOC141711982: protein MSPNSVPPTSQTLDSSQQNSPNKIPKTLNSTSPNKGKSKIEEEDETNISCCGICLSEEGKSIRGCIDSCDHYFCFVCIMEWAKVESRCPMCKRRFASIRRPIKEGVFADERIVNVPERNQVHHYFGNVTTGPRDQYAEVECSLCHSTSDECLLLLCDLCDSASHTYCVGLGGTVPEGDWFCQDCTVLRDEHARDDKDLDADSSGEVDANWGNQTSLRTHQKPPSVEGPVSIFDIVRESSPHGVERFSTNRSHLSSTHVRNDGIHIATEDVEHSSQPQNSAECGRSQLAARTLRQCRNVHGRIRALRENWDKIRQGSLSFSSISTSNHGVDEVRNCTQPNFSSCSNQQARSQKSSSSNIVPNTGTQDIEKAWKMMTVAKSIEKKKCTTNVNCTTYSLKRPLGNIKTPKESDIVRSMDVSSVKVGNMVHDGIKLGSDHRGRLVTKHNDKHKSHINEKEKSCTIPNIERYPAIHSAESSKLSTLKMAQCSEQVGKDLRNIVNLPSKSSPGTFLNQKYKNYGSSTCHSTGSVAENCSSVKQDVHVSSSSCNLKEETKEEKSRVDSKAGIGIDAKSEIQSLVKLNLKLISTDKKLDTNTFKEVARLATHSILGACGIGAPKPGARTFQTSICSHADRVRRSTLMPSSCRECFFVFVKDVVNTIMLEKRTLLDIPC, encoded by the exons ATGTCTCCCAACTCAGTACCCCCAACCTCCCAAACCCTAGATTCATCACAACAAAATTCACCAAACAAAATACCCAAAACACTAAATTCAACATCGCCCAACAAAGGCAAATCGAAGATAGAAGAAGAAGATGAAACAAACATCAGCTGCTGCGGAATTTGTTTATCGGAAGAGGGTAAATCAATCAGGGGATGTATTGATAGCTGCGATCattatttttgttttgtttgtatTATGGAATGGGCTAAAGTTGAGTCTCGTTGCCCCATGTGTAAACGGAGATTTGCCTCTATTCGTAGACCTATTAAGGAAGGTGTTTTCGCAGATGAACGGATTGTTAATGTTCCCGAACGGAATCAG GTCCACCATTATTTTGGAAATGTCACGACTGGGCCACGGGATCAGTATGCAGAAGTAGAGTGTAGTCTGTGCCACAGTACTTCAGACGAGTGTCTTCTATTGTTATGTGATTTATGTGACTCTGCTTCACATACTTACTGTGTTGGGCTGGGTGGCACTGTACCCGAGGGTGATTGGTTTTGCCAAGATTGTACCGTTTTGAGAGATGAGCATGCCAGGGACGACAAGGATCTAGATGCTGACAGTTCAGGTGAAGTTGATGCTAATTGGGGCAATCAAACTAGTTTACGGACCCATCAAAAACCTCCTTCAGTTGAAGGCCCTGTATCTATTTTTGATATTGTCAGGGAATCCAGTCCTCATGGTGTCGAGAGATTTTCAACTAACCGAAGTCATTTGTCATCTACTCATGTCCGTAATGATGGGATACATATAGCAACAGAAGATGTTGAGCACAGTTCTCAACCACAAAATTCTGCTGAATGTGGTAGAAGTCAATTGGCAGCAAGAACGTTGCGGCAGTGTCGCAATGTGCATGGTCGAATACGTGCATTACGTGAGAATTGGGATAAAATTAGACAGGGGTCCTTGAGCTTCTCTTCGATTTCAACTAGTAACCATGGCGTGGATGAGGTGCGAAATTGTACTCAACCGAATTTCTCATCGTGCTCGAATCAACAAGCGAGGTCTCAAAAGAGCTCTTCCTCGAACATTGTACCTAATACTGGCACACAAGATATTGAAAAGGCCTGGAAGATGATGACTGTTGCAAAGTCAATTGAAAAGAAGAAGTGTACCACCAATGTTAATTGTACCACATATAGTTTAAAGCGTCCTTTGGGGAATATAAAAACACCAAAGGAGTCTGATATTGTGAGATCAATGGATGTTTCATCAGTTAAGGTTGGAAATATGGTTCATGATGGTATCAAATTGGGTAGCGATCACCGAGGCCGCCTCGTGACAAAACATAATGATAAGCATAAATCTCACATTAATGAGAAAGAGAAATCGTGTACAATTCCAAATATCGAGCGTTATCCGGCTATTCATTCCGCAGAATCTTCTAAATTATCAACACTAAAAATGGCTCAATGTTCTGAACAAGTTGGAAAGGATCTCAGAAATATTGTGAATCTACCATCAAAGAGTTCACCTGGAACATTCTTaaaccaaaaatataaaaattatggTTCTTCTACTTGTCATAGTACAGGGTCTGTTGCTGAAAACTGTTCTAGTGTTAAACAAGATGTTCATGTATCCTCTTCCTCTTGCAATCTCAAGGAAGAAACTAAGGAGGAAAAAAGTCGGGTAGATAGCAAGGCCGGGATCGGAATTGATGCCAAGAGTGAAATCCAATCCCTTGTGAAGCTTAATTTGAAGCTTATAAGCACAGATAAGAAGCTAG ATACCAATACATTCAAGGAAGTTGCTAGACTTGCTACACACTCCATCTTAGGTGCATGCGGTATAGGGGCTCCAAAGCCTGGTGCTCGAACCTTCCAAACCTCAATTTGTAGTCATGCAGACAGAGTAAGAAGGTCCACTCTGATGCCTAGCTCCTGCAGAGAATGTTTTTTCGTTTTTGTGAAAGATGTAGTCAATACAATAATGCTTGAGAAGAGGACTCTCCTGGATATACCATGCTGA